In Candidatus Roseilinea sp., one DNA window encodes the following:
- a CDS encoding MFS transporter, translating into MDSSTAVPAGKAQATHAAAPAAQTAGYFIAFVGLGLFAALLGPTLSGLAANTRVTLGEISILFPVRSFGYLLGSLAGGRLYDRVRGHPVIAGAFVVIALAMAVAPVAQTLWLLAAAFFVASVAEGAVDVGGNTLLVWVHGAKVGPFMNALHFCFGLGTFVAPLVVAQVIASSGGHVAWAYWLIALTAIAPVLWHVRVPSPAHPAVAYDPANARSHTRTGLAVLMAVFFFLYVGMEIAFGGWIASYAIAIGYGDAAAAAVLTSAFWGAFMLGRLLSVPLATRLRPQVVMLLDFVLCALGVVLFLLGGRSPLLLWAGVIVVGLGMAALFPTMISFAESRMRITGQVTAIFLAGSSLGGMTLPWLIGQLFEPVGPQVMPWVVLICTLATGLTFAVVNVVSQPRPARSLP; encoded by the coding sequence ATGGACTCCTCTACTGCCGTCCCCGCCGGCAAGGCGCAGGCAACGCACGCTGCAGCGCCGGCAGCGCAAACCGCCGGCTACTTCATCGCCTTCGTCGGCCTCGGCCTGTTCGCCGCGCTGCTGGGCCCGACGCTCTCCGGCCTGGCCGCCAACACGCGCGTCACGCTGGGCGAGATCAGCATCCTCTTCCCCGTGCGCTCCTTCGGTTACCTGTTGGGATCGCTCGCCGGCGGGCGCTTATACGACCGCGTGCGCGGCCATCCGGTCATCGCCGGCGCGTTCGTGGTGATCGCGCTGGCGATGGCCGTCGCGCCGGTGGCGCAGACACTATGGCTGCTCGCTGCGGCCTTCTTCGTCGCCAGCGTCGCCGAGGGCGCGGTGGACGTGGGCGGCAACACGCTGCTGGTTTGGGTGCACGGCGCGAAGGTCGGCCCGTTCATGAACGCGCTGCACTTCTGCTTTGGGTTAGGCACCTTCGTCGCACCGCTCGTCGTGGCGCAGGTGATCGCCTCGAGCGGCGGCCACGTCGCTTGGGCCTATTGGCTGATCGCGCTGACGGCGATTGCGCCGGTGTTGTGGCACGTGCGCGTCCCCAGCCCGGCGCATCCGGCGGTCGCCTACGACCCGGCGAACGCCCGCAGCCACACGCGCACCGGCCTGGCCGTGCTGATGGCCGTCTTCTTCTTCCTCTACGTCGGCATGGAGATCGCCTTCGGCGGGTGGATCGCCAGCTATGCCATCGCCATCGGCTACGGCGACGCGGCCGCAGCCGCCGTGCTCACCTCGGCCTTCTGGGGCGCGTTCATGCTGGGCCGGCTGCTCTCCGTCCCCCTGGCGACGCGCCTGCGCCCGCAGGTGGTCATGCTGCTCGACTTCGTCCTGTGCGCGCTGGGGGTGGTGCTCTTCCTGCTGGGCGGCCGGTCGCCGCTGTTGCTGTGGGCCGGCGTGATCGTCGTCGGGCTGGGCATGGCCGCGCTGTTTCCCACGATGATCTCGTTTGCCGAGTCGCGCATGCGCATCACCGGTCAGGTCACCGCCATCTTTTTGGCCGGCTCGAGCCTGGGCGGGATGACGCTGCCCTGGCTGATCGGCCAGTTGTTCGAGCCGGTCGGCCCGCAGGTGATGCCATGGGTCGTGCTGATCTGCACGCTGGCGACCGGCCTGACGTTCGCAGTGGTCAACGTCGTCTCGCAGCCGCGACCGGCCCGGAGCTTGCCATGA
- the obg gene encoding GTPase Obg, with protein sequence MAEQKESLMYDLATITVKAGRGGDGMMSFRREAHVPRGGPDGGNGGRGGDVILVVNPRLNTLAHFQHRRRFEAESGRDGGSQNKTGRSGKPKYVEVPPGTVVRDAETGRVLGDLTRPGQQLVVAKGGRGGRGNAMFATPTNQAPQIAENGEPGERRTLKLELKLIADIGIVGKPNAGKSTLLSALTAAKPKIADYPFTTLRPNLGVAYLDDDRTVVLADIPGLIEGASQGAGLGHDFLRHIERTRVLIHLLDGLSDDPLADYETVNREMAAFGHGLADKPQVVAMTKMDLPDARAAFELFVGDGKIADARRAPPTDLDALRPSSGRPLGVLPISAATGENVHELLGRAVRVLDALPPLPEVEPEPAPDAWPEQETSFQIVREGGGFRVISPMLERRVQTTRWDLDDAVLQFQRLLDRSGVGSELQRLGIQPGDTVYIGDYELEWGEG encoded by the coding sequence ATGGCAGAGCAGAAAGAATCGTTGATGTACGACCTGGCCACGATCACGGTCAAGGCCGGCCGCGGCGGCGATGGCATGATGAGCTTCCGGCGCGAGGCGCATGTGCCACGCGGCGGGCCGGACGGCGGCAATGGCGGTCGCGGCGGCGACGTCATTCTCGTCGTCAATCCGCGCCTGAACACGCTGGCTCACTTTCAGCATCGTCGCCGGTTCGAGGCCGAGAGCGGCCGTGACGGCGGTAGCCAGAACAAAACCGGGCGCAGCGGCAAGCCCAAATATGTCGAGGTGCCGCCTGGAACCGTCGTGCGCGACGCCGAAACCGGGCGCGTGTTGGGCGATCTCACCCGGCCCGGCCAGCAGCTCGTCGTGGCGAAGGGCGGTCGTGGCGGTCGCGGCAACGCCATGTTCGCCACGCCCACCAACCAGGCGCCGCAGATCGCCGAGAACGGCGAGCCGGGCGAGCGCCGCACGCTGAAGCTGGAACTCAAGCTCATCGCCGACATCGGCATCGTCGGCAAGCCCAACGCCGGCAAGAGCACCCTGCTCTCGGCCCTCACCGCGGCCAAGCCGAAGATCGCCGATTACCCGTTCACCACGCTGCGCCCCAATTTGGGCGTGGCCTACCTGGACGACGACCGGACGGTCGTGCTGGCCGATATCCCCGGCCTGATCGAGGGCGCGAGCCAGGGCGCCGGCCTGGGCCATGACTTCCTGCGCCACATCGAACGCACCCGCGTGCTCATCCACCTGCTCGACGGCCTCAGCGACGATCCGCTGGCCGATTACGAAACGGTCAACCGCGAGATGGCCGCCTTCGGCCACGGGCTGGCCGATAAGCCGCAGGTTGTGGCCATGACCAAGATGGACCTGCCCGATGCGCGCGCGGCCTTCGAGCTGTTCGTCGGCGATGGCAAGATCGCCGACGCTCGGCGCGCGCCGCCCACCGACCTCGACGCGCTGCGCCCGTCGTCCGGCCGGCCGCTCGGCGTGCTGCCGATCTCCGCGGCGACCGGCGAGAACGTGCACGAGCTACTCGGCCGCGCCGTGCGCGTGCTCGACGCCCTGCCGCCGCTCCCGGAGGTCGAACCGGAGCCGGCGCCGGACGCCTGGCCGGAGCAAGAGACTTCCTTCCAGATCGTCCGCGAGGGTGGCGGCTTTCGCGTGATCTCGCCCATGCTCGAGCGCCGCGTGCAGACCACCCGCTGGGATCTGGACGACGCGGTCTTGCAATTCCAGCGTCTGCTGGATCGCAGCGGCGTCGGGTCCGAACTCCAGCGGCTCGGCATCCAGCCCGGCGACACGGTGTACATCGGCGATTACGAGCTGGAGTGGGGCGAAGGCTGA